A single window of Flavobacteriales bacterium DNA harbors:
- the murB gene encoding UDP-N-acetylmuramate dehydrogenase, translating to MMLQENISLVPYHTFHCQVQARYLIRCDSVEDFRNAFRDTRFQDLPKLILGGGSNVLFRNDYRGVVLLNGIKGISVEREDDEHVWLRAAGGEIWHEVVMFAVEHGWGGIENLSLIPGSAGAAPMQNIGAYGAELQDVFESLEALHIESGEIKTFDRTSCAFGYRESIFKHAAKDQYVITSILLRLSKHPVVHIAYGNLVEELEKAGISHPAIRDVSEAVCRIRRSKLPDPSEIGNAGSFFKNPVIDAGLANQLKTLHPDMPVYPQENGQVKLAAGWLIEQAGWKGHREGEVGVHKRQALVLVNHGHGSGSDILRLSEMMMHDVHRKFGVTLEREVNLIP from the coding sequence ATGATGTTGCAGGAAAACATATCCCTGGTTCCCTACCATACATTCCATTGCCAGGTACAAGCCCGGTACCTTATCCGTTGCGATTCGGTGGAGGATTTCCGGAATGCTTTCCGGGATACGCGTTTCCAAGATCTCCCGAAACTCATCCTGGGTGGTGGCAGCAATGTGCTGTTCAGAAATGACTACCGAGGTGTGGTTCTGCTCAACGGGATCAAAGGCATTTCGGTGGAACGCGAGGACGATGAACATGTATGGCTGCGTGCGGCCGGTGGTGAAATCTGGCATGAAGTGGTGATGTTTGCGGTTGAACACGGATGGGGCGGCATCGAAAACCTGTCGCTGATTCCTGGAAGTGCAGGTGCTGCGCCCATGCAGAACATTGGTGCTTACGGTGCGGAACTGCAGGATGTTTTCGAGAGCCTGGAGGCATTGCACATTGAATCAGGTGAGATAAAAACATTTGACCGGACATCCTGTGCCTTCGGATACAGGGAAAGCATATTCAAACATGCAGCAAAAGATCAGTATGTGATTACATCCATCCTCTTGCGACTGAGCAAGCATCCCGTTGTTCATATAGCCTATGGCAACCTGGTGGAAGAACTGGAGAAGGCTGGGATCTCGCACCCTGCAATACGCGATGTAAGCGAAGCCGTATGCCGCATCCGACGAAGCAAACTCCCCGATCCTTCGGAAATAGGCAATGCCGGAAGTTTCTTTAAGAATCCGGTGATCGATGCAGGGCTTGCAAATCAATTAAAGACACTTCATCCTGACATGCCGGTATACCCGCAGGAAAACGGTCAGGTCAAGCTGGCCGCGGGCTGGCTGATTGAGCAAGCGGGCTGGAAAGGCCACCGAGAAGGAGAGGTAGGTGTACACAAACGACAAGCACTGGTATTGGTGAACCATGGGCACGGAAGCGGATCAGATATCCTCCGGTTGTCAGAAATGATGATGCACGACGTGCACCGGAAATTCGGAGTGACTTTGGAAAGGGAGGTCAACCTCATCCCATGA
- a CDS encoding glycosyltransferase, whose product MENRQRICFCVTNDLVTDQRVLRHARVAAALGMDVMVVGRQLPESALLNDYPFPAVRFRLPFRSGPLFYAAYNLRLFVFLLGVRCTHIVANDLDTLPAAYLAAGLRRLPLIFDSHEYFTGVPELMGRRLVRSIWKGFEKWLVPKVKYRVTVNDSIAALFEKEYGLKFEVVRNIGEQKTGVVHAGRNELGLPSDKKIIILQGSWINVDRGAEEAIEAVVRLEGALLLIIGGGDVFPLLRKRASEHDCAGKVKIMDKMPSERLRQYTAHADLGLTLDKDSNINYRFSLPNKLFDYISAGVPVLATPMVEVKNIVETYGVGEVTASLEPELLAEQIRNMLNDENKRHAWKSNLKKAASQLTWEQEKKKWEAVLNAAVKT is encoded by the coding sequence ATGGAAAACAGGCAACGTATTTGCTTTTGTGTCACCAATGACCTGGTCACCGATCAGCGCGTGCTACGTCATGCCCGTGTTGCGGCAGCATTGGGTATGGATGTGATGGTGGTGGGGCGGCAACTTCCCGAAAGTGCGTTGTTGAATGACTACCCGTTCCCCGCTGTTCGGTTCCGGCTTCCCTTCAGGTCGGGGCCTTTGTTTTATGCAGCATATAACTTACGGCTTTTTGTATTTCTGCTTGGGGTGAGGTGTACGCACATCGTTGCGAATGATCTGGATACGCTTCCTGCGGCGTACCTGGCAGCCGGTTTGCGCCGGCTCCCGCTTATTTTCGATAGCCATGAATACTTTACCGGGGTGCCCGAGTTGATGGGAAGACGGCTGGTGAGAAGCATCTGGAAAGGATTTGAAAAATGGCTGGTGCCGAAGGTAAAGTACCGGGTTACCGTGAATGATTCCATCGCGGCGCTCTTTGAAAAGGAATACGGGTTAAAGTTCGAAGTGGTCAGAAACATCGGGGAACAGAAAACCGGCGTGGTGCATGCCGGTAGGAATGAACTGGGATTGCCTTCGGACAAAAAGATCATCATCCTGCAAGGATCCTGGATCAATGTAGACCGCGGCGCGGAGGAAGCGATTGAAGCTGTCGTTCGCCTGGAAGGCGCGCTTCTTCTTATCATTGGAGGAGGTGATGTGTTCCCATTGCTCCGGAAGCGGGCTTCAGAACATGATTGTGCCGGAAAGGTGAAGATCATGGACAAGATGCCATCCGAACGCTTGCGCCAATATACCGCCCATGCCGACCTGGGCCTGACGCTCGACAAAGACAGCAACATCAATTATCGTTTCAGTTTACCCAATAAATTGTTCGACTACATCTCGGCCGGGGTGCCGGTGCTCGCAACACCCATGGTGGAGGTGAAGAACATCGTTGAAACATACGGTGTCGGAGAGGTGACCGCATCCCTTGAACCGGAATTGCTGGCGGAACAGATTCGCAACATGCTGAACGATGAGAACAAAAGGCATGCGTGGAAGTCCAACCTGAAAAAGGCAGCATCCCAGCTTACCTGGGAGCAGGAAAAAAAGAAGTGGGAAGCGGTATTGAATGCCGCCGTCAAAACTTAA
- a CDS encoding glycosyltransferase family 2 protein, with the protein MLSILVPIYRFDAGALIRELHEQATSSGIPFEVLCMDDGSGPGFEHNATVCNDLPHAHYLALPENIGRSAIRNRLAQEAGYDHVLLLDCDAALPDGRFIERYVPFLNKDMVVYGGRSYQASPPDNKQLMLHWLYGSNREAIPAEGRSGYQQFMTNNILVPRQVVLNHPLSETLKGYGHEDTLWGLELEAAGIPIEHINNPLVHIGLETAASFLQKTREGVQNLLRLDAMGVDDRHIQLLATYRKLKRWRLRGLIRQVMRIKMPWLEKNLLSSNPSLFYFDLYKLGCMLGAVR; encoded by the coding sequence ATGCTTTCGATCCTGGTTCCCATATACAGGTTTGATGCAGGAGCCCTGATCCGCGAACTGCACGAACAGGCCACTTCATCAGGAATCCCCTTCGAGGTGCTGTGCATGGACGATGGATCCGGACCGGGTTTCGAACACAATGCCACCGTTTGCAACGATCTGCCGCATGCTCATTACCTGGCTTTACCGGAAAACATAGGAAGGAGTGCCATCCGCAATCGCCTGGCGCAAGAAGCCGGATATGATCATGTTTTACTGCTCGATTGTGATGCCGCCCTTCCCGACGGCCGGTTCATCGAACGCTATGTCCCTTTCCTGAACAAAGACATGGTGGTATATGGAGGCAGGTCTTACCAGGCATCCCCACCCGACAACAAGCAACTCATGTTACATTGGTTGTACGGAAGCAACCGAGAAGCCATCCCTGCAGAGGGAAGAAGCGGTTACCAACAGTTCATGACCAACAACATCCTGGTTCCGCGCCAGGTGGTGCTGAACCACCCATTGTCGGAAACACTGAAAGGATACGGACACGAAGATACTTTGTGGGGATTGGAACTGGAAGCTGCTGGCATACCCATCGAACACATCAACAATCCGTTGGTACACATCGGCCTGGAAACCGCCGCATCCTTTCTTCAGAAAACAAGAGAAGGCGTACAAAACTTGTTGCGACTGGATGCCATGGGCGTGGATGACCGGCACATTCAATTGCTGGCAACCTATCGAAAACTTAAGAGGTGGAGGCTCCGGGGGCTCATTAGACAAGTAATGCGAATCAAAATGCCCTGGCTGGAAAAGAACCTGCTCTCATCCAACCCGAGCTTGTTTTATTTCGACCTGTATAAGCTGGGATGTATGCTGGGTGCGGTCCGTTAA
- a CDS encoding ATP-binding cassette domain-containing protein: MGLDTIISIRQASVYQNKHLVLSDVNLQINKGEFVYLIGKTGSGKSSLLRALYCDLHFEEGEIDIAGYTLQKIKRRKIPHLRRKLGIIFQDFQLLSDRSVKDNLLFVLKATGWHKKHDMDARVEDVLQKVGMGTKGFKFPHQLSGGEQQRVSIARALLNDPDVILADEPTGNLDPATSEDILKLMKEISTSGRAVLMATHDYSLMEKFPSRTVVCDDGKVFEQATTNA; this comes from the coding sequence ATGGGCCTAGACACCATCATTTCCATCAGACAAGCCTCCGTTTACCAGAACAAACACCTGGTGTTGTCGGATGTGAATCTTCAAATCAACAAAGGTGAATTCGTTTACCTGATCGGTAAGACAGGCAGCGGAAAAAGTTCGTTGCTGCGCGCCCTTTACTGCGATCTTCACTTTGAAGAAGGAGAGATTGATATCGCCGGATACACCCTGCAAAAAATCAAACGGCGCAAGATTCCCCACCTCAGACGCAAGCTGGGCATTATCTTTCAGGATTTCCAACTCCTGTCGGACCGGTCTGTCAAAGACAACCTGCTCTTCGTACTGAAAGCCACCGGATGGCATAAGAAGCACGACATGGATGCCCGCGTAGAAGATGTGTTGCAGAAAGTAGGCATGGGCACCAAAGGATTCAAGTTCCCCCACCAACTTTCCGGCGGCGAACAGCAACGGGTATCCATCGCCAGGGCGCTGCTCAATGACCCTGACGTTATCCTTGCTGACGAACCCACAGGTAACCTTGACCCGGCCACTTCAGAGGACATCCTGAAACTCATGAAAGAAATCAGCACATCGGGAAGGGCCGTGCTTATGGCAACCCACGATTATTCCCTGATGGAAAAATTCCCGTCACGAACCGTTGTTTGTGATGACGGCAAAGTATTTGAGCAAGCCACCACCAACGCCTGA
- a CDS encoding fructose-6-phosphate aldolase — MYILKIKGKARIPDYVQIREDDFTLKAYFRVDRPEKALEKCGLSYAEAVIQRIIAELPFGKIQRLVLPDNTSENPA; from the coding sequence ATGTATATTCTGAAGATCAAGGGCAAGGCACGCATTCCCGATTATGTGCAGATCCGCGAAGACGACTTCACCCTGAAGGCGTACTTCAGGGTTGACAGGCCTGAAAAGGCATTGGAAAAATGTGGACTTTCATACGCAGAAGCCGTTATCCAGCGTATTATTGCCGAGCTTCCATTCGGTAAGATCCAACGCCTGGTGCTTCCCGATAACACATCAGAAAACCCGGCATAA
- a CDS encoding tetratricopeptide repeat protein, which translates to MNIALLKRLKYLLLVMFAVMFSGMAMAQKTEMPRDPRRFFREGLTLFEKEKYGAAQEAFTRAIAMASSPYDEIAAESEYYYALCAIELFNKDAEARITQFAYKHSEHPKAAKVPFELALYHFRNKNYRKAAQYFEQCDVYDLTDDEVGEYYFKNGYSLFAKEHFDEASRNFFQVKNSGSVYAPLAKYYHAHIAYTQGNNETALEEFMELRDDPNFAPVVPYYISQIYYLQRRNEELIAYATPLLDSVIPKREAEIARLLGEAYYRTGRFKEAVPYLEKFQEKSYFASREDLYQLGYAYYKSMQWEPAVNAFKQIVSVNDSLTQYAYYHLGDAYYKSDQKTYAQNAFAAASRMNYDPDVTENALYNYAKLSYELSYNPYNRAIYAFRDYLNKYPKSSHKEEVYQYLMSIFFTTHNYKGALEVLESMSSMDAKQKAAYQEVAYYRGLELYGTKRYPEAIAHFQKSLTQPINRKTEALSHFWMGESWYKRGGYNEALKEYEQFTLVPGAFNLEEYPVSYYGSAYAFYKQQNYAEAITWFRRFVDDNRVKSKPRLNDAFLRIADGYYLNKDFYNALEYYGKAIGVGANDVDYAMYQKSMVLGVLSKYQEKIQILEQMLSKYPKSGFAAAAAYELANTYQTMNRVDDALAQYKKVESDYPGSVYVKDAILKGGLMQLQSGKVTEAQNAFEKVATEHYGSDAARQALKDLQDIYIERGNVDDFFDWLKEHLPGTSLEEVSQDSILYLAAENKYMKSDCAGAMQDFSSYLQRFPEGIFSVNAQFYRAECLNFIEDFDKARAGYKYVIGRPKNVFTEKSLRSLADIEFQQKKFDQALDYYRQLEKIAESQANRQSALVGQMRSLARLDQPAALIEAAQRVLAMEKQDVGLTVEAHLMMADGFYVQNELDKAYDEYDWVVKKGKSASAAKALYQMALIKHTRQDYKASETLIFQLIGDLTSYDEWVTKSLLLLAENYYQQGDMFQAKYTLQSIIDDYKGTELREKAIQRLQQLEEEEKAGKVKKEKEELEIELDPNANPPADNTAPNEEDHKDE; encoded by the coding sequence ATGAACATTGCTTTGTTGAAGCGGTTGAAATACCTCCTTTTGGTGATGTTCGCGGTGATGTTTTCGGGGATGGCTATGGCCCAGAAAACGGAAATGCCCCGCGATCCGCGTCGCTTTTTCCGCGAAGGTCTTACCTTGTTTGAAAAAGAAAAGTATGGTGCGGCCCAGGAGGCTTTCACAAGGGCCATTGCCATGGCTTCCAGTCCCTACGATGAGATCGCCGCGGAATCTGAGTACTACTATGCGTTGTGTGCGATAGAGTTATTCAACAAGGATGCCGAGGCCAGGATTACCCAATTTGCATACAAGCATTCCGAGCACCCCAAGGCAGCGAAGGTGCCGTTTGAGTTGGCACTGTACCACTTCCGGAATAAGAACTACCGGAAAGCAGCTCAGTATTTCGAGCAATGCGATGTGTATGATCTCACGGATGATGAAGTGGGGGAATATTATTTTAAAAACGGCTATAGCCTGTTTGCGAAAGAGCACTTCGATGAAGCGTCGCGGAATTTCTTTCAGGTAAAGAACAGCGGGTCGGTTTATGCCCCGCTGGCCAAATACTACCATGCGCACATCGCTTATACGCAGGGCAACAATGAGACGGCCCTGGAAGAATTCATGGAGCTTCGCGACGACCCCAATTTTGCGCCCGTGGTTCCCTATTATATCAGTCAGATTTACTACCTGCAAAGGCGCAACGAAGAACTGATTGCATACGCAACCCCGTTGCTTGATTCGGTGATCCCCAAGCGGGAAGCGGAGATTGCCCGGCTGTTGGGTGAAGCATACTACCGCACAGGCCGCTTCAAGGAAGCTGTGCCGTACCTTGAAAAGTTCCAGGAGAAAAGTTATTTCGCAAGCCGGGAAGATCTGTACCAACTCGGGTATGCCTACTACAAAAGCATGCAATGGGAACCCGCGGTGAACGCTTTCAAACAGATCGTGTCCGTCAACGATTCCCTTACCCAGTATGCCTATTACCACCTGGGTGATGCGTATTACAAGTCCGACCAGAAGACCTATGCACAGAATGCTTTTGCAGCGGCTTCCCGCATGAACTATGATCCGGATGTAACGGAGAATGCATTGTACAACTACGCAAAACTTTCCTACGAGCTTTCTTATAACCCTTACAACCGGGCCATTTATGCCTTCCGTGATTACCTGAACAAATACCCCAAATCTTCCCACAAAGAAGAGGTGTACCAATACCTGATGAGCATCTTCTTCACTACCCATAACTACAAGGGAGCGTTGGAAGTTCTGGAGTCGATGAGCAGCATGGATGCCAAACAGAAAGCGGCTTACCAGGAAGTAGCTTATTACCGTGGACTCGAACTATACGGAACCAAAAGATATCCCGAAGCCATCGCTCATTTTCAGAAGTCGCTCACCCAACCCATCAACCGGAAAACAGAGGCGTTATCACATTTCTGGATGGGCGAATCATGGTATAAACGCGGTGGGTACAATGAGGCATTGAAGGAATATGAGCAGTTCACCCTGGTGCCGGGGGCATTCAACCTGGAGGAATATCCCGTGTCTTATTATGGCAGCGCATATGCTTTTTATAAGCAGCAGAATTATGCAGAGGCCATTACCTGGTTCAGGCGATTTGTGGATGACAACCGGGTGAAAAGCAAGCCGAGATTGAATGATGCCTTTTTACGCATTGCTGACGGATATTACCTGAACAAAGATTTCTACAATGCACTTGAATATTATGGTAAAGCCATCGGGGTGGGGGCCAATGATGTTGACTATGCCATGTACCAGAAATCAATGGTGCTGGGTGTGCTGAGTAAGTACCAGGAGAAGATACAGATCCTCGAGCAAATGCTGTCCAAATATCCGAAGTCGGGTTTTGCAGCGGCAGCGGCTTACGAACTGGCCAACACCTATCAAACCATGAATCGGGTGGATGATGCACTCGCGCAATATAAAAAGGTAGAATCGGATTACCCCGGCAGTGTGTATGTAAAAGATGCCATCCTGAAGGGCGGACTGATGCAGTTGCAGTCAGGAAAGGTCACCGAGGCGCAAAATGCTTTCGAGAAAGTGGCCACCGAACATTACGGATCGGATGCCGCCCGTCAGGCCCTGAAAGATCTCCAGGATATTTACATCGAACGCGGCAACGTGGATGATTTTTTCGATTGGTTGAAGGAACATTTACCTGGTACTTCACTTGAGGAAGTGTCTCAGGATTCCATCCTTTACCTCGCTGCAGAGAACAAGTACATGAAGAGCGATTGCGCCGGCGCCATGCAGGATTTCAGTTCCTATCTGCAGCGCTTCCCTGAAGGTATATTCAGTGTGAATGCCCAGTTCTACAGAGCGGAATGCCTCAATTTCATCGAGGATTTTGACAAGGCACGGGCCGGATATAAATACGTGATCGGTCGTCCGAAAAATGTCTTCACGGAAAAATCTCTCAGGTCCCTGGCAGATATCGAATTCCAGCAAAAGAAGTTTGATCAGGCGTTGGATTACTATCGCCAGCTGGAAAAAATAGCGGAATCACAGGCCAACAGGCAAAGTGCGCTGGTTGGGCAAATGCGCTCGTTGGCACGACTGGATCAACCCGCTGCATTGATCGAAGCGGCTCAACGTGTGCTGGCCATGGAAAAACAGGATGTCGGACTCACCGTGGAAGCCCACCTGATGATGGCGGATGGGTTCTACGTGCAGAATGAACTTGACAAAGCATACGATGAGTATGACTGGGTGGTGAAGAAAGGCAAGAGCGCTTCGGCAGCAAAGGCACTTTACCAGATGGCCCTGATCAAACACACCCGACAGGATTATAAAGCATCCGAAACCCTCATCTTCCAACTGATCGGGGATCTGACCTCCTACGACGAATGGGTAACAAAGTCATTGTTGCTGCTGGCAGAGAATTATTACCAGCAAGGTGACATGTTCCAGGCCAAGTACACCCTGCAAAGCATTATTGACGACTACAAAGGCACTGAATTGAGAGAAAAGGCGATCCAGCGACTCCAGCAACTGGAGGAAGAGGAAAAGGCCGGAAAAGTCAAGAAAGAGAAAGAGGAACTGGAAATAGAACTTGACCCCAACGCGAACCCGCCGGCTGATAACACCGCACCCAATGAGGAGGATCACAAGGATGAGTAA
- a CDS encoding TonB-dependent receptor → MRRITRMSKAWRYIPTLVMVVCVGSSVRAQDKDLKPVEIVVQTSFKPAVTEAVRLMDEPQIPDTTLPTPKLEYEVLPRQVATDYAPEPITAAKFKGEKLPRLYRGYFQGGVGNYTTPYAELYLNSIRNKKYSQGLHLKHMSSAGNLLDYGYSGFSDNLATVYGKQFLSTFTLNESLNWNRQVVHYYGFNDLDTLIPYYHIPVEKNDIKQRFVGLDGNIGFLSQQVDTGKMHLHGDLGFRRFEDLYGTGESHLRIQGGMEQAFHTEFLQIDLRTDYYRQALVQDTASAIILNLNPRISTRREKWYFTLGLNLFLESDSLREITFFPDVQLGFHLIPKVLTAYVQGIGDVERNDLGRLAEANPFISTDSRDFLMKNRRELKVRGGLRGALSQHTAFHVNYSLSNIENELFFIQDPDLVLYNKFLPVYDGLMAHTFRGEVSFDDQRKIRVTASAQYATYETDSIRSAWYRPQMKGGLSARYNMQNKILLQLDAFYVGKRPFLDPENPVVKTDPYLKGYLDLNLRVEYRYSKILSAFVRLQNLTGKRYMVWNNYPSQRIQLLAGFSYSFWGQ, encoded by the coding sequence ATGAGGAGGATCACAAGGATGAGTAAAGCCTGGAGATATATACCCACCCTGGTGATGGTGGTATGTGTCGGAAGCTCGGTACGGGCACAGGATAAAGACCTGAAGCCCGTGGAGATCGTGGTTCAAACCAGCTTTAAACCGGCGGTGACTGAAGCTGTGCGTTTGATGGACGAACCGCAGATTCCGGACACCACCCTGCCGACCCCGAAACTGGAATACGAAGTGCTGCCGCGTCAGGTGGCTACGGATTATGCACCGGAACCGATCACTGCAGCCAAGTTCAAGGGAGAAAAACTACCTCGTTTGTATAGGGGGTATTTTCAGGGCGGCGTGGGAAATTACACCACTCCGTATGCCGAATTGTACCTGAATTCCATCCGCAACAAGAAATACTCACAGGGGCTTCATCTGAAGCACATGTCATCAGCGGGAAATTTGCTGGACTATGGATACAGCGGCTTTAGCGACAACCTCGCTACGGTGTATGGTAAACAATTCTTGTCCACATTCACACTGAATGAGTCCCTGAACTGGAACAGGCAGGTGGTCCATTATTACGGGTTTAACGACCTGGATACCCTGATCCCTTACTACCATATTCCGGTTGAAAAGAATGACATCAAGCAGCGGTTTGTCGGATTGGATGGAAACATAGGTTTTCTGAGCCAGCAGGTGGATACCGGTAAGATGCACCTGCACGGCGATTTGGGTTTCAGAAGGTTTGAGGATCTGTACGGGACGGGTGAAAGTCACTTGCGCATTCAGGGAGGGATGGAGCAAGCCTTCCACACGGAATTCCTGCAGATTGATTTGCGCACGGATTATTACCGGCAGGCGTTGGTGCAGGATACGGCATCCGCCATCATCCTGAACCTGAACCCGCGGATCAGCACCCGGCGCGAGAAATGGTACTTTACGTTGGGCCTGAACCTCTTCCTTGAGTCAGATAGTCTGCGGGAAATCACTTTCTTCCCGGATGTGCAACTGGGCTTTCACTTGATACCAAAGGTTCTTACCGCTTACGTGCAGGGCATCGGGGATGTGGAACGGAACGACCTGGGAAGGCTCGCCGAAGCCAATCCGTTTATTTCCACGGATAGCCGGGATTTCCTGATGAAGAACCGGCGGGAGTTGAAGGTCAGGGGCGGATTAAGAGGTGCATTGAGCCAACACACGGCTTTCCATGTGAACTACAGCCTGAGCAACATCGAGAACGAGTTGTTCTTTATTCAAGATCCTGATCTGGTGCTTTACAACAAGTTCCTGCCCGTTTATGACGGACTCATGGCGCATACGTTCCGGGGCGAAGTTTCCTTTGATGATCAGCGCAAGATCAGGGTCACTGCATCGGCCCAATATGCCACCTACGAAACCGACTCCATCCGGTCCGCCTGGTACCGTCCGCAGATGAAGGGAGGATTGTCGGCCAGGTACAACATGCAGAACAAGATCCTGCTTCAACTGGATGCCTTCTATGTGGGCAAACGGCCTTTCCTTGATCCGGAAAACCCGGTGGTGAAAACAGACCCTTACCTGAAGGGTTATCTTGATCTCAATCTGAGGGTTGAATACCGCTACTCCAAGATCCTCTCCGCTTTTGTGAGGTTGCAGAACCTGACAGGCAAGCGTTACATGGTCTGGAACAACTACCCATCACAGCGTATTCAGCTGCTGGCAGGCTTCAGTTATTCCTTCTGGGGTCAGTAA